Proteins found in one Bacteroidia bacterium genomic segment:
- a CDS encoding glycosyltransferase — MVSIIVPGRNEGENLYQLAYSLKEQTYSNFELIIIDDGSDDDTKVICQSLLSLGLITKFLRNDVRGGKASAANLGLRYSKGKFVVHIDADCSFDRDAIENILIPFYENEKIGAIGGNVQVRNYNESLLTTLQAIEYYDNISIGRIALSQIGIYRQISGAFGAFRRSVLDCVGGWDIGPGLDGDITVKVRKLNYRIHFEPTAVCQTRVPATVKKLVKQRLRWDKSLIRFRLRKHKDVFFPTQSFNWSNFISFVENITFNLILNFKWYIYILDIFFSYTGLILFILPINLFIYTVYNCLKYILFSFFRERKNEPVAYYLPFLPLMVFYFGYFLRVVRTVAYLQEFFLRKSYEDEWNPAKSSRHAKAMRI, encoded by the coding sequence TTGGTTTCCATTATTGTTCCGGGTCGTAACGAAGGCGAAAACCTCTATCAACTCGCCTACTCCCTTAAGGAACAAACCTATTCCAACTTCGAACTGATTATCATTGACGATGGCTCCGACGACGATACCAAAGTCATCTGCCAAAGCCTGTTGAGTCTCGGTTTGATTACTAAATTCTTACGTAACGATGTTCGAGGTGGCAAAGCTTCTGCCGCAAACCTTGGCCTGCGCTATTCCAAAGGGAAATTTGTGGTGCATATTGATGCCGACTGCTCCTTCGACCGCGATGCCATCGAAAATATCCTCATCCCTTTCTACGAAAATGAAAAAATTGGTGCCATCGGAGGCAATGTTCAGGTAAGAAATTACAATGAATCCTTGCTTACAACCCTGCAAGCCATTGAGTATTACGATAATATTTCCATTGGTCGAATTGCTTTAAGTCAAATTGGAATTTATCGCCAAATTTCCGGGGCTTTTGGCGCTTTCCGCAGGTCGGTGCTCGATTGCGTGGGTGGCTGGGATATTGGCCCGGGACTCGACGGCGATATTACGGTTAAGGTTCGTAAACTTAATTATCGCATTCATTTTGAGCCGACTGCAGTTTGTCAAACCAGAGTTCCGGCTACGGTAAAAAAGTTGGTTAAACAACGCCTCCGTTGGGATAAATCCCTCATCCGTTTCAGGCTTAGGAAGCATAAAGATGTTTTCTTTCCTACTCAATCTTTTAACTGGTCAAACTTTATTTCATTTGTTGAAAATATAACCTTTAACTTGATATTAAACTTCAAATGGTATATTTATATTTTGGATATATTTTTCTCTTATACTGGGTTAATTTTGTTTATTCTACCAATCAATTTATTCATTTATACGGTTTATAATTGCCTTAAATACATTTTGTTTTCATTCTTCAGAGAGCGAAAAAATGAGCCTGTTGCCTATTATTTGCCTTTTTTACCCCTGATGGTTTTTTACTTTGGCTATTTTTTAAGGGTGGTACGAACGGTGGCCTATTTACAAGAGTTTTTCCTTCGAAAATCGTACGAAGACGAGTGGAATCCGGCTAAATCGTCCAGACATGCCAAAGCCATGCGAATTTAG